The window TCTGCGCAACCGCATCACTATTCTCATTGCCGTACTACTGGTAACCATAGGACTGTCTACCCAATGGAAAAACCTGCAATTCACCCATACTGAGGCTAATTTACTGCCAGACGATCACCCAGTAAACCTAGAATACAATCAATTCTTACAGCAATTTGGAGAGGAAGGAAACCTGATCATTTTAGGAATTGAGGATGTCCAATTGGATACCTATGAAAAGCTAAATGCCTGGAATGAACTCTCTGATAGCATCGCTACCTTTCCTGAGGTAGACCTAGTTTTATCTACCGCAAATTTACCAGAGCTTGTCAAATCTGAGGATGGGACAAAGTTTGAAATCGAACAGCTCGTCAAAGGAAGGCTTAGTTCTAACCGCCAGTTGGACTCACTTAAGCAAAAGCTTTACAGTAATCTGCCTTTTTATAAGAATCTCATTTTTTCTGAAAAAGACAGTGTCCTGCGAACCGCAGTTTACTTGAAGAAAGACATTGTCAACACGGTAGCTCGTAAAGAATTTGTTTTAGAAGATTTGAATCCGTTGATAGAGCGCTACGCCCAGCAGGCAGATCTTGACATCAAGATTTCAGGAATGCCGTACATACGTACCCTGAATGCTCAGAATATTGTAGACGAAATTGGCGTTTTTCTGCTTGCAGCACTCTTAATCACTTCTGGAATCTTCTTTTTCTTTTTTAGGTCATGGCGAGCCACCTTCATTTCGATCGTGACAGTTGTCATAGGTGTGATGTGGGCTTTTGGTATACTAGGTCTATTGCAATTTGAAATTACCGTACTTACAGCACTAATTCCGCCCTTGATTATTGTCATAGGAATCCCCAACTGTATTTTCCTGATTAATAAATACCAGCAAGAAATAAAGAAACATGGGAACCAGGCAAAGTCATTACAACGTGTCATTACTAAAGTAGGTAATGCCACATTGATGACAAATCTCACCACTGCCAGTGGTTTTGCCACGTTTATTTTTACGGAAAGTACCCTCTTAAAAGAATTCGGAATCGTTGCGTCGATTTGTATTGTTTGTATTTTCCTCATCAGTTTGATGGTTATTCCAATCATCTACAGCTACTTAGCCATCCCTAAGAAACGTCACCTAGAACATTTAAGAAAGAGATGGATTGGCGCTTTTGTCGACTGGATGGAAGCGATGGTGCGGAACCACAGGATCTCTATATACATCAGCAGTGTCATCGTTTTGATCATAAGTATGATCGGTATTTATCAAATACGCGTTTCTGGAAGTTTGATTGAAGACATGCCTAAGGGACAGCAATTCTATAAAGACATCAAGTTCTTTGAAGATAGCTTTGATGGTATTATGCCTGTAGAGATTGTAATTGATACCAAGAAAAAAGAAGGTGTCACAAGTTCTAAAAACCTAAAAAAACTAGACAAACTAGAAGAACACATCCTAGAAACCCCAGAGCTTTCTCGACCCTTGTCTGTTGTCAGTCTTGTCAAATATTCTAAACAAGCTTTTTACGGTGGTGATCCAGAATTTTATGACCTGCCTACCAGCAACGAGCGCATGTTCATGGCGCCGCTTATGGAAGGAAGCGGCTCTGATATAGGCCTCATGTCCAGCTATGTTGACAGTACCGGTCGTTACGCACGTGTGACTACCTTTATGAAAGACATGGGTACCGACCGCATGGAACGGGTCGAAGAAAATTTAATTGCAGAAATCAATACCATATTCCCGGCAGAGAAATATGATACGCTTGTGACAGGAAAAGCTTTGGTATTTCAAAAAGGAACCAACTATTTGATCAATAACTTGATCATCTCTTTATCTCTTGCCATAATTTTGATAGCGCTATTTATGGCCTGGATGTTCAAATCCTTCAAAATGATACTGGTATCTCTAGTGCCCAATTTATTACCACTCTTAATAACAGCGGGACTTATGGGTTACATAGGCGTTCCTATCAAACCCTCGACCATTTTAGTGTTTTCCATTGCTTTTGGAATTTCCGTGGATGACACCATCCATTTTTTAGCAAAATACCGACAGGAACTTATCGCTAATGACTGGAAAATCAAGCGATCTGTTTACGGTGCCCTTAGAGAAACTGGCGTTAGTATGTTCTACACCTCGATCGTGCTTTTCTTTGGTTTCAGTACATTCACTATTTCTAGTTTTGGAGGTACCGTAGCGCTGGGTGCCCTGGTAAGTGCCACATTGCTTTTTGCGATGCTTGCTAATCTATTACTACTTCCTAGCATGTTACTTTCATTGGAGCGCCAGATCGCAAACAAGGAAACCATAAAACAACCCGCTATTCCGATAATTGCAAAAGATCTGTACGAGGAAGAATAATGAGGGAGAGCTCGCTTTCGCGAAAGCGAAATTCCCACCCTTACCCTGCACCCTAACGTCTATCTTTTACTGCATTTAAAGGTGACAACATTGAATTTAGACTTCATAAAATTTATATTTGTCGGCTACAGAATGAAAGACAAATGAAAAGAATAGCAGCACTGCTCCAATCGGACCCATCATTACACGAAATTACCGTTAGAGGTTGGGTGCGCAGTTTTAGAAATGACCGCTTTATTGCCTTGAATGATGGTTCCTGTCTAGGGAATCTGCAATGTGTGATTGAGCCTGAAAATTTTGAACGTGAACTGCTAGACCAGATTAATATTGCCGCTGCGGTTGCTGTGACTGGAACACTTGTAGAAAGCGAAGGAAGCGGCCAGCGAGTAGAACTCCAGGCTAGCAAAGTGAAAGTTCTGGCTCCTGCAGATCCTGAAGACGTCAAGAAAACCGTGCTTTCGCCTAAAAGACACAACCTTGAAACCTTGCGTGAGCAAGCGCATTTGAGAGTTCGCACCAATACTTTCGGTGCAGTTATGCGAGTAAGAGCTGCGTTGTCATTTGCGGTACATCGCTATTTTCAAGAAAAAGGTTTCTACCAAGCGCACACACCTATCCTAACTGGTAGTGATGCAGAAGGTGCAGGAGAGATGTTCAGAGTTAGCACGCTAGATCCTAAAAACATGCCATTAAATGAAGATGGTAGCGTAGATTATAAGCAAGACTTTTTTGGTAAAGAATCTAACTTGACCGTTTCTGGACAGTTGGAAGCTGAAACCTATGCGATGGGATTAGGTCAGGTATATACCTTTGGCCCCACCTTTAGAGCGGAAAATTCAAACACCTCTCGACACCTAGCAGAGTTCTGGATGATTGAACCAGAGGTTGCTTTCAATGACTTGCAGGACAACATGGATCTTGCAGAAGATTTTATCAAGGATGTCATCGCCTATGCCATGAAAAATTGTGCGGAGGACATCGAGTTCTTAGAAAACCGCCTACAACAAGAAGAAAAGTCTAAGCCTGAAGCAGATCGCAGTCCCATGCCACTCAAGGAGAAGTTGGAGTTTGTACTTAAGAACCATTTCAAACGTGTTTCTTATACAGAAGCTATCGAAATCTTGAAGTCTTCCAAACCTAATAAAAAGAAGAAATTTAATTATATCATTGAAGAATGGGGCGCTGACCTTCAGTCTGAGCATGAGCGTTTTCTAGTTGAAAAGCATTTTAAATGTCCAGTAATTTTGTTTGATTACCCAGCTAAAATCAAGGCATTTTACATGCGCTTGAATGAAAAAGACAAAGAAGGACGTGAGACTGTTCGTGCCATGGATATTTTGTTCCCTGGAATAGGCGAGATTGTAGGTGGTTCCCAAAGGGAAGAACGTTACGACGTCTTGAAGCAAAAAATGGAAACCATGGGAATTCCTGAAGAGGAATTATGGTGGTATCTAGAAATGCGCAAATTTGGTAGCGTCACTCACAGTGGTTTCGGTTTAGGATTTGAGCGATTGGTTTTGTTTGTTACCGGTATGACCAATATTAGAGATGTGATTCCGTTCCCTCGCACTCCTGGGAATGCTGCCTTTTAATAAACGGCATTAAGTTCAAATAGAAATAGCCTGTCGATGACAGGCTATCTCATTTGAAAGAGATTACAGCAGATATGGGAGAGAACTTTAATTGTAGAAAAAAAGTATGTTTACTTTTATTGTTTAAAGCTTAAACCATGAGACAAATTCTGACTATACTCTTTATTGTATCAGTAATATCAACTTCTGCTCAGAAAAGAAATCACTCAAATGATACCCTGAAAGTTGTAAGCTATAAAGTAACTACAGTTCATGAAGTTTCCCTCATAAACCTTATAGCTACACCTGAAAAGTTCGATGGTAAGTCTTTAAGCGTAAAAGGATTTCTTCAAATTGAGTATGAAAGCTCTAGAATATATTTGAATAAAGCGGATTACGAAGCCGGTATAACCTCAAACTCTATTTGGGTAAACCCAGATGAATTAAGCATGAAGAAAATTCTTAAAAATAACTGCAACGGTCACTACGTTGTACTAGACGGAAAATTTAGGGTGAATTCTGATCATTCATCAATTGTTGGTTCAGGAGAACTTGATGATATAACTAGGGTGTATCGCTTGGACTAAAGTATATCCTAGCTGGATAATAGAAATTTTTCACATTCCAAAATTTAACTTAAATAGTGAACGGATTATTTATAATTTCAATGGCAGTATTGCATCTTGCTTTTTCTATTTTTACGAGTAACGTAATCATCCATGCTTAAACAGTCTTTAAATTTCAAGCTTTCGCAAAAGCTATCACCGCAACAAATTCAGTTAATGAAACTGATACAGTTGCCGACGCAAGCTTTTGAACAACGTGTAAAATCTGAACTTGAGGAAAATCCAGCTTTAGATGACGGCAAAGAAAAGAGTGACGATGAATATGATGAATTTTCCAACGAGAATGAATATGATGATGCGCCAGAGCCGGACATCAATGTAGACGATTATTTGAGTGATGATGAAATTCCAGATTACCGCACCAGAGCCAACAATTACAGCAGTGACGATGAAGAAACCAGCATACCCTATGCCTCCGGTAAGTCTTTCACACAAACCCTTAAAGACCAATTAAACACTCGACGTTTAAGTGAGCAAGACCGCGGTATTGCTGAATTTTTAGTAGGTAGCATCGACAACAGCGGATACATACGCCGCAGTATGGAGGATATCACTGACGACCTTGCGTTCACCATGAATATTTATACGGAAGTTTCTGAAGTAGAAAAAGTTCTTAAAATGGTGCAGGATTTAGATCCAGCCGGTGTGGGAGCTCGAGATTTGCGAGAATGTCTGGTGATTCAGCTTTCGCGAAAGCGGAACAGCCCCACAGCAGATCTTGCATTGAAGATTATTAAAGATTCCTTTGATGCTTTCAGCAAGAAGCACTACCAAAAATTGATCGCTAAATACGATATCACGGAGGATCAGCTGCGGGAAGCTATTGAAGAAATAAGTCATTTGAACCCAAAACCAGGTAGTTCTTATGCAGGAGGAAGCACCCGAATCGTGGAACAAGTGGTT of the Nonlabens marinus S1-08 genome contains:
- a CDS encoding efflux RND transporter permease subunit, which produces MLKLFSFNFWDKVARLILRNRITILIAVLLVTIGLSTQWKNLQFTHTEANLLPDDHPVNLEYNQFLQQFGEEGNLIILGIEDVQLDTYEKLNAWNELSDSIATFPEVDLVLSTANLPELVKSEDGTKFEIEQLVKGRLSSNRQLDSLKQKLYSNLPFYKNLIFSEKDSVLRTAVYLKKDIVNTVARKEFVLEDLNPLIERYAQQADLDIKISGMPYIRTLNAQNIVDEIGVFLLAALLITSGIFFFFFRSWRATFISIVTVVIGVMWAFGILGLLQFEITVLTALIPPLIIVIGIPNCIFLINKYQQEIKKHGNQAKSLQRVITKVGNATLMTNLTTASGFATFIFTESTLLKEFGIVASICIVCIFLISLMVIPIIYSYLAIPKKRHLEHLRKRWIGAFVDWMEAMVRNHRISIYISSVIVLIISMIGIYQIRVSGSLIEDMPKGQQFYKDIKFFEDSFDGIMPVEIVIDTKKKEGVTSSKNLKKLDKLEEHILETPELSRPLSVVSLVKYSKQAFYGGDPEFYDLPTSNERMFMAPLMEGSGSDIGLMSSYVDSTGRYARVTTFMKDMGTDRMERVEENLIAEINTIFPAEKYDTLVTGKALVFQKGTNYLINNLIISLSLAIILIALFMAWMFKSFKMILVSLVPNLLPLLITAGLMGYIGVPIKPSTILVFSIAFGISVDDTIHFLAKYRQELIANDWKIKRSVYGALRETGVSMFYTSIVLFFGFSTFTISSFGGTVALGALVSATLLFAMLANLLLLPSMLLSLERQIANKETIKQPAIPIIAKDLYEEE
- the asnS gene encoding asparagine--tRNA ligase; the encoded protein is MKRIAALLQSDPSLHEITVRGWVRSFRNDRFIALNDGSCLGNLQCVIEPENFERELLDQINIAAAVAVTGTLVESEGSGQRVELQASKVKVLAPADPEDVKKTVLSPKRHNLETLREQAHLRVRTNTFGAVMRVRAALSFAVHRYFQEKGFYQAHTPILTGSDAEGAGEMFRVSTLDPKNMPLNEDGSVDYKQDFFGKESNLTVSGQLEAETYAMGLGQVYTFGPTFRAENSNTSRHLAEFWMIEPEVAFNDLQDNMDLAEDFIKDVIAYAMKNCAEDIEFLENRLQQEEKSKPEADRSPMPLKEKLEFVLKNHFKRVSYTEAIEILKSSKPNKKKKFNYIIEEWGADLQSEHERFLVEKHFKCPVILFDYPAKIKAFYMRLNEKDKEGRETVRAMDILFPGIGEIVGGSQREERYDVLKQKMETMGIPEEELWWYLEMRKFGSVTHSGFGLGFERLVLFVTGMTNIRDVIPFPRTPGNAAF
- the rpoN gene encoding RNA polymerase factor sigma-54, which encodes MLKQSLNFKLSQKLSPQQIQLMKLIQLPTQAFEQRVKSELEENPALDDGKEKSDDEYDEFSNENEYDDAPEPDINVDDYLSDDEIPDYRTRANNYSSDDEETSIPYASGKSFTQTLKDQLNTRRLSEQDRGIAEFLVGSIDNSGYIRRSMEDITDDLAFTMNIYTEVSEVEKVLKMVQDLDPAGVGARDLRECLVIQLSRKRNSPTADLALKIIKDSFDAFSKKHYQKLIAKYDITEDQLREAIEEISHLNPKPGSSYAGGSTRIVEQVVPDFTIRIKEGELELTLNGRNTPELHVSRDYSNMLKGYKEAKEKTKSQKDAVMFIKQKLDGAKWFIEAIKQRQETLFMTMSSIMNYQKKYFLTGDERNLRPMILKDIADEIQMDVSTVSRVANSKYVDTPYGTKLIKEFFSESMTNTDGEEVSTREIKKILENVIGEESKRKPLTDQKLAEILKDKGYPIARRTVAKYREQLDIPVARLRKQI